One candidate division KSB1 bacterium DNA segment encodes these proteins:
- a CDS encoding TIGR00282 family metallophosphoesterase — MPQFQNKKNIKILFIADIIGNPGLSIIKSTVKSLRDKYQIDFCIANGENGAAGKGLTENIAQQYFSNGIDVITTGNHIFERYGFQKLLNTNQHRIIRPLNYPFGASGRGSIIADIAPGIKIGVINIQGRTFMYPIDCPFRTVKEEIHKIRQVTPIIIVDFHAEATAEKRAMGWYLDGKVSAVIGTHTHVQTSDETILNHGTAYITDVGMTGPYDSVIGMKKDIAI; from the coding sequence ATGCCCCAATTTCAAAACAAAAAAAATATAAAGATATTGTTTATTGCAGATATTATTGGGAACCCTGGCTTATCAATCATTAAAAGCACTGTAAAAAGCCTGAGAGATAAATATCAGATTGATTTTTGTATCGCCAATGGGGAGAATGGTGCTGCAGGAAAGGGGTTGACTGAAAATATCGCGCAACAATATTTCTCCAATGGCATTGATGTCATTACCACAGGAAACCATATTTTTGAACGATATGGTTTTCAGAAATTATTGAACACCAATCAGCATAGAATAATAAGACCGCTTAACTACCCTTTTGGTGCGAGCGGTAGAGGGTCTATCATTGCTGACATTGCACCAGGCATAAAGATCGGAGTGATCAATATTCAGGGCCGAACTTTCATGTATCCGATCGATTGTCCCTTTCGAACTGTTAAAGAAGAAATCCATAAAATTAGGCAAGTAACTCCGATCATTATCGTTGATTTCCACGCCGAAGCGACGGCTGAAAAAAGGGCGATGGGCTGGTATCTTGACGGAAAAGTAAGCGCAGTGATTGGGACCCATACCCATGTCCAGACATCAGATGAGACAATTCTTAATCATGGCACTGCGTACATCACGGATGTGGGGATGACTGGTCCGTATGATTCTGTTATTGGGATGAAAAAGGACATTGCAATT
- the rny gene encoding ribonuclease Y — MEIYWLIIVGIAIAIVSFISGWFSNKRIGQAKIANAEKLAEKIIKDAENTANTLKKEKLLEVKDEWLKLKQNFENETRARRNELAKLEKQLANREINMDRKVDLLTNKEKKLANLERSLIERESKITKREAELEKLIQEQTEKLEKISGISNEEAKKILMESLITKAKQEAAQIIKDIKDQARQNATKEAKEIIIQAIQRTAADHSVETTVSVVNLPNDEMKGRIIGREGRNIRSFETATGIEVIVDDTPEAVILSGFDPLRREIARISLEKLIADGRIHPARIEEVVEKTKKEMEEKIVEIGEQALLECGVHNVHPELVKLLGKLNYRTSYGQNVLQHAKEVSFLAGLMAADLGLDASLAKRAGLLHDIGKAIDKTTEGTHTEIGAEIAKKYKEHPVVINAIACHHEDVEPISPISILVQAADAISGSRPGARRETLEGYVKRLQKLEQLAESFNGVVKTYAIQAGREVRVIVEHEQIDDAMADQLASDIASKIQAEMEYPGQIKVTVIREYRAINYAK; from the coding sequence ATGGAAATATATTGGCTGATAATAGTTGGGATCGCAATAGCAATAGTTTCCTTCATCAGCGGATGGTTTTCAAATAAAAGGATTGGACAAGCAAAAATTGCTAATGCAGAGAAACTCGCTGAAAAAATAATTAAGGATGCTGAAAATACCGCAAACACGCTGAAGAAAGAAAAATTGTTAGAGGTAAAAGATGAGTGGTTAAAACTCAAACAGAATTTTGAAAACGAAACAAGGGCACGGCGCAATGAGCTTGCTAAGTTGGAAAAACAGCTTGCCAACCGCGAAATTAATATGGATCGAAAGGTTGATTTGCTGACCAATAAAGAGAAGAAGTTAGCTAATCTTGAGAGATCCTTAATTGAACGAGAGAGCAAAATTACCAAGCGCGAAGCTGAATTGGAAAAATTGATTCAAGAACAAACCGAGAAGCTGGAAAAGATATCGGGAATATCGAATGAAGAAGCGAAAAAAATATTAATGGAAAGTCTGATAACAAAAGCAAAGCAAGAAGCCGCTCAAATCATAAAAGATATTAAGGATCAAGCTCGACAAAATGCGACAAAAGAAGCTAAAGAGATAATAATCCAGGCAATTCAGCGTACTGCGGCAGATCATTCGGTTGAAACCACTGTTTCCGTTGTCAATCTCCCGAATGATGAAATGAAAGGGCGCATAATTGGACGTGAAGGTAGAAACATTCGTTCATTTGAAACTGCAACAGGCATCGAGGTGATTGTCGATGATACACCAGAAGCAGTGATATTATCGGGATTTGACCCGCTACGCCGAGAAATTGCCAGAATTTCGCTCGAGAAACTGATTGCAGATGGGAGAATCCATCCAGCGAGAATAGAGGAGGTAGTCGAAAAAACTAAAAAAGAAATGGAGGAGAAAATTGTAGAGATCGGAGAACAAGCTCTTTTAGAATGTGGCGTCCATAACGTCCATCCTGAATTGGTGAAGTTGTTGGGGAAGTTGAATTACCGAACCAGCTATGGACAGAATGTGCTGCAACACGCTAAAGAGGTTTCATTTCTCGCTGGGCTGATGGCAGCTGATCTCGGTCTTGATGCCTCCTTGGCAAAGCGAGCGGGACTGTTGCATGATATTGGAAAGGCGATCGACAAAACAACCGAAGGCACCCACACCGAAATCGGCGCTGAAATCGCAAAAAAATATAAAGAGCATCCTGTCGTAATCAATGCCATTGCATGCCATCATGAAGATGTTGAGCCGATTTCACCTATCAGCATATTGGTTCAAGCAGCAGATGCCATTTCTGGCTCGCGACCTGGCGCTCGAAGAGAAACCCTAGAAGGTTATGTAAAACGGCTTCAAAAATTAGAACAATTAGCAGAATCATTCAATGGCGTAGTAAAAACCTATGCGATACAAGCTGGTCGGGAAGTCAGAGTCATTGTCGAGCATGAACAAATTGATGATGCAATGGCAGATCAACTTGCTTCTGATATCGCAAGCAAAATCCAAGCTGAGATGGAATATCCTGGCCAGATAAAGGTAACAGTGATTAGAGAATATCGAGCGATCAATTATGCGAAATAA